A window of the Sporosarcina sp. FSL K6-2383 genome harbors these coding sequences:
- a CDS encoding right-handed parallel beta-helix repeat-containing protein, translated as MAIIQVSQREGSNYKAIQVAVEAALPGDTVEVDEGVYDEHVTIDKLLVLRSSEGEASSARLTGSVRIATTEEVRIESISIGGGTGPVDYGLHIESGDVTLHHCLFSEIQGVAMRVDAAAKVSAEHSNFQKNIQGIEVVGRLALFECIVEDTIKSAQISVCAGGEVAVTNSGILSGQDAGLCLYETSRATITQSSFIGNRGVQLRLEQDSSMHVESTNFYFGHVQGIYCDQSKGVLKNCVFKNQSLEHVAFTNGSHIKVEASTFENGEAEGMNVSGSSVELSDSQFKNQKGDQISCHEQSKLSITKTQILSGESRGIVSENSTCTLIESEVKYNQMTQLSAFTQSVFTILGCEVESGNNKGVYVTSSQVTISDSLISHHSGVHIFASEQSEVILSATGVKSGDSVGIVVKESKLTAANCIIFGHKGSNVLLSAAAKAEITDCRISGGDKNGILAGPEVVISVERSILFNHKRPQIRATESAEVFITECEIYDGQSSGIVLSQVERTEVTGTRVHGHRDDQIILQDCSDAVFTGVQVMNGKKAGLRLERSVPVLNDCSFENNEAGDLVRFDDSVPLLTDTDLQVPPITSKLGGSAGHSSTVDSSPTDQMDVFMSGLNGFIGLEDVKDKIQEFKNVSDINQFKLERGMKANPMIAPHMVFQGNPGTGKTTVARLIGKIFKELGLLKTGHVTEVKREDLVGTHVGESEERTKVIIKEAMGGVLFIDEAYTLAAGGNSSNDFGKKVIETLLPAMENSRGEFIVIAAGYTEEMNSFLASNPGLKDRFTEKIHFQDYTPDELLQIFLSECEGSYVLTPAAKQAVYEEFVERYRMRDETFSNARMARILYDQIGLAQSMRIAKLPREEWTEKVLTTIEEQDVVKAVQERGVKTYEVPIDEVLLAHKRAELHQFIGLGSVKAEIDKMIELMRYYKRENHSTEKLMNHTLLIGKPGTGKTEVGRVLAGIYQALGLLERGDLIEVDRSDLVGSHIGETEKLTAGLIERAMGSALFIDEAYTLASGGENDFGKKAVDVLLKKMSDRQGEFLVIAAGYEKEMNHFLDSNAGLRRRFGLTFHFEDYTPKELMEITDLYSKGYGITDEAKRALVRHYEEIYARRDSHFGNAGLAKKIAKEMTRKVDYRMAVASNKQNRLALEKEITKNDLVLLES; from the coding sequence ATGGCAATTATTCAAGTGTCTCAGCGTGAAGGATCCAACTACAAAGCCATTCAGGTTGCAGTAGAGGCAGCTCTACCAGGAGATACAGTGGAAGTTGATGAAGGTGTTTATGATGAACATGTAACAATCGATAAGCTGCTCGTTCTTCGAAGTTCAGAAGGTGAAGCGAGCTCAGCTCGTCTAACAGGAAGTGTTCGTATCGCGACAACGGAAGAAGTGCGTATCGAATCGATCAGTATTGGAGGAGGCACTGGTCCAGTGGACTATGGTTTACATATCGAATCAGGAGATGTAACGCTTCACCACTGTCTTTTCTCTGAGATTCAAGGAGTTGCAATGCGAGTTGATGCAGCTGCAAAAGTATCCGCAGAGCATTCGAACTTTCAAAAAAACATACAAGGGATTGAGGTAGTAGGGCGTTTGGCTTTGTTCGAATGCATAGTAGAAGACACGATCAAGTCTGCACAAATTAGTGTGTGCGCGGGAGGAGAAGTCGCGGTAACGAATTCCGGAATTTTAAGTGGGCAAGATGCTGGCCTTTGCTTGTATGAAACGAGTCGTGCAACAATCACCCAAAGTTCATTCATCGGAAATCGCGGGGTTCAACTTCGTTTGGAACAAGACAGTTCTATGCACGTAGAAAGTACGAATTTTTATTTTGGACATGTCCAAGGAATCTATTGTGATCAATCTAAGGGTGTCCTGAAAAATTGTGTCTTTAAAAACCAAAGTTTGGAGCATGTAGCATTTACGAATGGATCCCATATTAAAGTCGAGGCAAGTACGTTTGAAAATGGTGAGGCTGAAGGAATGAACGTCAGTGGTTCATCAGTTGAGCTATCCGACTCACAGTTTAAAAACCAAAAAGGAGACCAAATTTCCTGTCACGAACAAAGCAAACTCTCGATTACAAAAACTCAGATTCTTTCGGGTGAGTCTAGAGGAATTGTTTCCGAAAATTCCACGTGTACACTCATCGAATCTGAAGTGAAGTACAATCAGATGACGCAACTCTCAGCGTTTACTCAAAGCGTGTTCACGATTCTGGGTTGTGAAGTTGAGAGTGGAAACAATAAAGGAGTTTACGTGACAAGTAGTCAAGTGACTATTTCGGATTCTCTTATTAGCCATCATAGTGGTGTACATATTTTTGCTTCTGAACAATCGGAAGTAATTTTGTCGGCGACCGGAGTAAAGAGTGGGGATAGTGTAGGGATAGTTGTGAAAGAATCCAAGTTGACGGCAGCCAATTGCATCATCTTCGGTCATAAGGGATCCAACGTTTTACTCAGTGCTGCGGCTAAAGCAGAAATTACCGATTGTAGAATATCGGGTGGCGATAAAAACGGCATACTTGCAGGTCCTGAAGTAGTTATTTCAGTAGAACGGTCAATTTTGTTCAATCATAAAAGGCCACAAATAAGAGCAACGGAATCTGCAGAAGTCTTTATAACGGAATGTGAAATCTATGACGGTCAATCGTCAGGAATCGTCTTGAGTCAGGTGGAGCGTACTGAAGTGACGGGTACTCGAGTACATGGTCATCGTGATGATCAAATCATCTTGCAAGATTGTTCAGATGCTGTATTCACTGGGGTGCAAGTGATGAATGGGAAGAAGGCTGGACTGAGGCTCGAGCGTTCGGTTCCGGTTCTTAACGACTGTTCTTTTGAGAACAACGAAGCAGGAGATTTAGTCCGCTTTGATGACAGTGTTCCTTTGCTTACCGATACGGACTTGCAGGTTCCACCAATCACTAGTAAATTAGGCGGCAGTGCTGGACATTCCTCTACTGTAGATTCATCACCTACTGATCAGATGGATGTTTTCATGAGTGGTTTGAACGGGTTTATTGGACTGGAAGATGTGAAAGACAAAATCCAGGAGTTTAAAAACGTAAGCGACATTAATCAATTCAAATTAGAGCGTGGAATGAAAGCTAATCCGATGATAGCGCCTCATATGGTCTTTCAAGGTAATCCGGGTACTGGTAAAACGACAGTCGCTCGACTTATAGGAAAGATTTTTAAGGAACTAGGTTTATTAAAGACAGGCCACGTAACTGAAGTGAAGCGGGAAGATCTCGTTGGAACGCATGTTGGTGAATCAGAAGAACGAACGAAAGTAATTATTAAGGAAGCTATGGGTGGCGTCCTCTTTATAGACGAAGCGTATACGCTTGCAGCAGGGGGCAATTCTAGTAATGATTTCGGTAAAAAAGTAATTGAAACGTTGCTTCCTGCAATGGAAAATTCTCGAGGTGAATTCATTGTCATCGCGGCAGGCTATACCGAAGAAATGAACAGTTTCCTAGCGTCTAATCCGGGATTGAAAGATCGTTTTACTGAAAAGATTCACTTTCAAGACTATACACCAGATGAGTTGCTTCAAATCTTCTTAAGCGAGTGTGAAGGAAGCTATGTGCTTACTCCTGCTGCCAAACAAGCAGTTTATGAGGAGTTCGTGGAACGTTATCGTATGCGCGATGAAACATTTAGTAACGCTCGAATGGCACGTATACTATACGATCAAATCGGGCTTGCTCAGTCGATGAGAATTGCGAAACTTCCGCGTGAAGAGTGGACGGAAAAGGTATTGACGACGATTGAAGAACAAGACGTTGTAAAAGCGGTACAAGAGCGTGGAGTGAAGACGTACGAAGTTCCAATCGATGAAGTACTACTCGCCCATAAACGTGCAGAACTCCATCAGTTTATCGGCCTTGGTTCTGTGAAGGCTGAAATAGATAAAATGATTGAATTAATGAGATACTACAAACGAGAAAATCATTCTACAGAGAAATTGATGAACCACACGCTGTTGATTGGTAAACCAGGGACAGGTAAAACCGAGGTCGGTCGTGTGCTCGCTGGTATTTATCAAGCGCTTGGATTATTAGAACGAGGCGATCTGATTGAAGTAGATCGTAGCGATTTAGTCGGTAGTCATATTGGTGAAACGGAGAAGCTGACAGCCGGGCTGATTGAACGAGCGATGGGTAGTGCGTTATTTATTGATGAAGCGTACACACTTGCGAGTGGTGGAGAGAATGACTTCGGGAAAAAAGCAGTGGACGTGTTGCTGAAAAAAATGTCCGATCGACAAGGCGAGTTCCTAGTAATCGCCGCAGGGTACGAAAAAGAAATGAATCATTTCTTAGACAGCAACGCCGGACTCCGTCGACGTTTCGGACTAACGTTCCATTTTGAAGATTATACACCAAAGGAATTAATGGAGATTACCGACCTCTATAGTAAAGGGTACGGCATAACAGATGAAGCAAAGCGTGCATTAGTTCGTCACTATGAAGAGATTTATGCGCGTAGAGATAGTCATTTCGGAAATGCCGGTCTTGCTAAAAAAATAGCGAAAGAAATGACGCGTAAAGTCGATTATCGAATGGCTGTGGCGAGCAATAAACAAAATAGGCTTGCGCTCGAAAAAGAAATTACGAAGAATGATTTAGTTTTGTTGGAGAGTTGA
- a CDS encoding DUF6155 family protein — MVADLYKINKDVQSYLSVQFLGEQAVTELFNEAKIKVGNEFFPAKGHGKLRLSEAKEAISNFKKTTNNLLLTTELMLYYVEQGVEFTNTYGDIDERFYTSMETMYEKVITICNEEEEFIQIFKERLREIVTDTDGIGWGLLCLPLSSKQIIKSVVLDSFI; from the coding sequence TTGGTAGCGGATCTTTACAAAATCAATAAGGACGTACAGTCTTATTTGTCAGTTCAATTTCTAGGGGAGCAAGCAGTAACTGAACTTTTCAATGAAGCAAAAATTAAAGTCGGAAATGAATTCTTTCCCGCTAAGGGACATGGTAAATTACGTTTGAGTGAGGCGAAAGAGGCCATTTCCAATTTCAAAAAAACAACAAACAATCTCTTACTAACAACGGAGCTTATGCTTTACTACGTCGAACAAGGCGTCGAGTTTACAAATACGTACGGTGATATTGATGAACGTTTTTATACCAGTATGGAAACAATGTATGAAAAGGTCATTACGATTTGCAATGAGGAAGAGGAGTTTATCCAAATTTTCAAAGAAAGATTGAGGGAAATTGTAACAGATACAGATGGAATCGGTTGGGGGCTGCTTTGTTTGCCGCTCTCATCAAAACAAATAATTAAATCTGTAGTCTTAGACTCATTCATATAA
- a CDS encoding S-layer homology domain-containing protein has protein sequence MKGYKMFIATIAAAIAVPVIVLPMQAEAAVKSPFKDVSKNSPYYEIIHEMRDQHIISGYENGEFRPTEVITRKHASALVNRAVTLPATKPFVPFKDVSTKNAFFNDVKKLQQAGLFEPDSKGNFTPNKPISRAEMAKLLAVAFDLKVKVDLDFMDVPKDHPASKYIRALYSNGITTGDWGFYNPDKPVTRVHYAVFLYRLVHMNDPIDPAAPAQRIRGQFASISAQELERDSSTMANTMLRMLRQKVTDNPSDYLITDVLYGDWAEVNSYPAGHSLGQMAKENILYLKRFVEKDPKLEAILDKWLQEDFSQVKDDYFYLRLEGDQDYGNCIVCEDHSSIHIRTKKAEEHFVRTLYGEEGLQRHKEQWN, from the coding sequence ATGAAGGGGTACAAAATGTTTATCGCAACCATAGCGGCAGCTATTGCTGTTCCTGTCATCGTTTTACCAATGCAGGCAGAAGCGGCAGTGAAGAGTCCTTTTAAGGACGTGTCCAAGAACAGCCCATATTATGAAATCATCCATGAAATGCGGGACCAGCATATTATCAGTGGTTACGAAAACGGGGAATTCAGGCCGACTGAAGTTATCACACGAAAACATGCGTCAGCCCTCGTCAACCGTGCTGTCACATTGCCAGCAACAAAGCCGTTCGTTCCGTTCAAGGACGTATCCACGAAGAATGCCTTCTTCAATGACGTGAAGAAATTGCAGCAGGCTGGGCTTTTTGAGCCGGATTCGAAAGGCAACTTCACTCCGAATAAACCAATCAGCCGTGCGGAGATGGCAAAGTTGCTGGCCGTGGCTTTTGATTTGAAAGTGAAAGTGGATTTGGATTTCATGGACGTGCCAAAAGACCATCCTGCGAGCAAATACATCAGGGCACTTTATTCTAATGGCATTACAACAGGTGATTGGGGGTTCTACAATCCCGATAAACCCGTTACAAGAGTGCATTATGCCGTATTTCTATATCGGTTGGTGCATATGAATGATCCGATTGATCCTGCGGCACCGGCGCAGCGGATTCGGGGACAGTTTGCGAGCATTTCTGCACAGGAGTTGGAGAGGGATTCCAGTACGATGGCCAATACGATGCTGCGAATGCTTCGGCAAAAGGTAACAGATAATCCATCCGATTATCTCATTACGGACGTGTTATATGGTGACTGGGCGGAAGTGAATAGTTATCCGGCAGGCCATTCACTCGGGCAAATGGCTAAGGAAAACATCCTTTATTTGAAACGTTTTGTGGAGAAGGATCCGAAGTTAGAGGCGATTTTGGATAAATGGCTGCAAGAGGACTTCTCGCAAGTGAAAGATGACTATTTTTATTTGAGACTTGAAGGAGACCAGGATTACGGGAATTGTATTGTTTGCGAAGACCATTCATCCATTCATATACGGACCAAAAAAGCGGAAGAACATTTTGTACGTACACTTTACGGAGAAGAAGGGTTGCAACGGCATAAGGAGCAATGGAACTAA
- a CDS encoding polysaccharide deacetylase family protein gives MKKISRKTPLLVCLIVFIISVGAIWILVESQGRVFAQERDQFVTKRVFERVLTLQERQPIYMKGEALTQIGELKANQPVAITGEDEAYYELRLGNMTAFVRKGQATVEKKKLLTVLHTERSAAIHTLQKTAVYEYADLQSSVILEMEEGYRYPVIGEEEDWYILAIGERPGYVAKQSVALDEGLPVLVYHQVLPRELMRTMASTISLETFEQQMGYLADHHFETLTAYQLYDYLEGRLVVPSKAVLITFDDGLLSTKEYAYPILKQYGFTALQHIISSRTDRAQGAQLFDVEGPLQFFTATDLEELADVFQFEAHTYELHSLDEDLGVGVALDHSKEKILLDLQQNIQQVPAAVSLAYPFGHYHEDFIAAAKEAGLLIGFTTTEGYANRKTSNYEVRRYGITEKKSFEQFVTYMEGNMTWPS, from the coding sequence ATGAAGAAGATTTCTAGAAAAACACCATTACTTGTGTGCTTGATTGTATTTATAATAAGTGTTGGTGCGATATGGATTTTAGTTGAATCGCAAGGAAGGGTGTTCGCGCAGGAAAGGGATCAGTTTGTCACGAAGCGGGTATTTGAGCGGGTGTTGACATTGCAGGAGCGTCAGCCGATTTATATGAAAGGGGAGGCCTTGACGCAGATTGGCGAGTTGAAGGCGAATCAGCCTGTTGCAATCACAGGTGAGGATGAGGCGTATTATGAGCTTCGATTGGGAAATATGACTGCTTTTGTTCGTAAGGGGCAGGCGACGGTTGAAAAAAAGAAGCTTTTGACAGTTTTACATACGGAGCGGTCTGCTGCGATTCATACGCTTCAAAAGACCGCGGTTTACGAGTATGCTGACTTGCAGAGCAGCGTTATACTAGAGATGGAAGAAGGCTATCGTTATCCGGTCATAGGGGAGGAAGAGGATTGGTATATCCTCGCAATAGGAGAGCGGCCGGGATATGTTGCTAAGCAGTCCGTTGCTTTGGACGAAGGCCTTCCTGTGCTTGTCTACCATCAAGTTTTGCCACGCGAGTTGATGAGAACGATGGCAAGTACGATTTCCTTGGAAACGTTTGAGCAGCAGATGGGGTACTTGGCGGATCATCATTTCGAGACGCTGACGGCATATCAGTTGTATGATTATTTGGAAGGGCGCCTTGTTGTCCCGAGCAAAGCAGTGCTCATTACATTCGATGATGGGTTATTATCGACGAAGGAATATGCCTATCCCATTTTAAAGCAATACGGGTTTACTGCGCTTCAGCACATTATTTCCTCACGTACGGATCGGGCACAGGGAGCGCAGCTGTTTGATGTGGAAGGTCCGTTGCAGTTTTTTACCGCTACGGATTTAGAAGAGCTGGCGGATGTTTTCCAGTTCGAAGCACATACATATGAATTGCATTCACTTGATGAGGATTTGGGTGTTGGGGTTGCGTTAGATCATTCAAAAGAAAAGATTCTTTTAGATTTACAGCAGAATATCCAGCAAGTACCGGCAGCCGTTTCATTAGCCTATCCGTTTGGGCATTATCATGAGGATTTCATCGCGGCGGCTAAAGAGGCAGGGTTGTTGATCGGTTTTACTACGACCGAAGGGTATGCCAATCGAAAGACATCCAATTATGAAGTACGCCGATATGGAATAACAGAGAAAAAGTCGTTTGAGCAATTTGTTACGTATATGGAGGGGAACATGACGTGGCCATCATAG
- a CDS encoding sigma-70 family RNA polymerase sigma factor: protein MSTIDQIIDEHSRYLVRIAYLYVKNWSTAEDIVQEVFVTYFQKSDQFRNEASLKTYLTKMTANRAKDYLRSWKHKKDVLFDTIFASTRGAEEVVLEQERLATLEKNLFQLPLKYREPLLLFYYDEQSIAEIASYLQLNENTVKTRLRRAKQQLKEFFEEEDGEGVSN, encoded by the coding sequence ATGAGTACTATCGATCAAATAATCGATGAGCATTCGCGTTATTTAGTGCGCATCGCTTATTTATATGTGAAGAATTGGTCGACTGCAGAGGATATTGTACAGGAAGTATTTGTTACGTATTTTCAAAAGAGTGACCAGTTCCGCAATGAGGCGTCATTGAAGACCTATTTAACGAAAATGACAGCCAATCGTGCAAAAGATTATTTGCGCTCGTGGAAGCATAAAAAAGATGTGCTGTTCGATACCATCTTTGCTTCGACAAGAGGCGCAGAAGAAGTCGTGTTGGAGCAAGAACGGCTGGCCACACTTGAAAAAAATCTTTTCCAGCTTCCATTAAAATACCGTGAACCATTACTATTATTTTATTATGACGAGCAATCGATAGCGGAAATAGCAAGCTATCTGCAGCTGAATGAAAATACCGTGAAAACACGGTTGCGAAGGGCAAAGCAGCAGCTAAAGGAATTTTTTGAGGAAGAGGACGGGGAGGGAGTGAGCAATTGA
- a CDS encoding S26 family signal peptidase, with amino-acid sequence MSDFKRKLDQMMGDTSKQERRIKQRVHERLQKPAKTFSWQVLFVSAALPIVALFLILTIDPTNYLSSDKGPGIPYDPLDDLAQISALQKKQQLSAVDYEEFATLPHFEEVDGLYYVDKETFSLQGSSETMHTVIERKVNLFDEVVYEAGDIVRTMTNTTSHLPTYMDVYYEVIAVPGDRVVLKNGKMEINGKPLPSDIMDRYEKQGITIAGGYDQLLNAREYFLLNHFPASKTVQGATITPVHKIYGQVVGVATVERTHSIYMDYLSGQLTGDYTPEQYFDLYLYDDLLGFGNLPKTPGFTEISRLGELFVEASYRKTTPVSDNEVEIRYQYGREGVVDRVFTMKRDAGSDRWVIAE; translated from the coding sequence TTGAGCGATTTCAAACGTAAGCTCGATCAAATGATGGGTGATACATCGAAGCAGGAAAGGCGGATAAAGCAGCGTGTGCATGAACGTTTACAGAAACCGGCTAAAACGTTTTCTTGGCAAGTGCTGTTTGTCTCGGCGGCGCTTCCTATAGTAGCACTGTTTCTTATTCTCACAATTGACCCTACGAATTATCTTTCTTCAGATAAGGGGCCTGGCATTCCATATGATCCGCTGGATGATTTGGCGCAAATCTCTGCACTGCAGAAGAAGCAGCAACTGTCAGCCGTTGATTATGAGGAATTTGCGACACTTCCGCATTTTGAAGAAGTCGATGGTCTGTATTATGTGGATAAAGAAACGTTTTCACTACAAGGGAGTTCGGAAACAATGCACACGGTCATTGAGCGTAAAGTGAATTTATTCGATGAGGTTGTCTATGAGGCGGGCGATATTGTACGCACGATGACTAATACGACAAGCCATTTACCGACCTATATGGATGTCTATTATGAGGTAATTGCGGTCCCGGGGGATCGTGTCGTGCTGAAAAACGGCAAGATGGAGATAAACGGAAAACCGTTACCATCTGACATTATGGATCGTTATGAAAAACAGGGAATCACGATTGCAGGGGGGTACGACCAGCTGTTGAATGCACGGGAATATTTTTTATTGAACCATTTCCCTGCAAGTAAAACGGTGCAGGGGGCAACGATTACGCCTGTGCATAAAATTTATGGGCAAGTTGTAGGCGTAGCAACGGTAGAGCGCACCCATTCGATTTATATGGATTATTTATCTGGACAGCTGACGGGTGACTATACACCGGAGCAATATTTTGATTTGTATTTATATGACGATCTGTTGGGCTTCGGCAATTTGCCGAAAACGCCTGGGTTTACAGAAATTAGCCGGTTGGGTGAACTGTTTGTAGAGGCATCTTATCGAAAAACGACTCCTGTTTCTGACAATGAGGTTGAAATCCGCTACCAATATGGGCGAGAAGGGGTAGTAGATCGGGTATTTACGATGAAGCGGGATGCGGGCTCAGATCGTTGGGTGATAGCAGAATAG
- a CDS encoding S-layer homology domain-containing protein — translation MKRIMATTLGTLLLTATMIPSMQVEAKERFTDLEGIGAKNDIMYLYEKNIIGGFEDGTFKPNQPITRAQVSSMLVKALDYELIDNPTVNFKDVTNKSGYYKVMATVSEKGILRGDNGYMRPNEPTTRGQMAAVLRRAFDLPLEKQATFVDVSPLNGFSSDINSIAKNRITGGYPDGTYKPADSVTRAQFSSFLVRALDDKMKVSSYKSYVGQKGTEIEQNGWLYTIKGSKLVKINQKTKEEVVMLSKTNFSYIDALYQVRLQDGFPIVLYNNELFIPYWSSVGEATDLPLSYGLMKTSTNEGKYEEIDLQGRKFNSGANRNVYVWNDRIYYTVEQKSTDLNQIFDETVNIDEPLDFYSVKLNGSDPKLEATINTRVIFEDVGGYIKKPTISQDNKSVKYDHSAMYYFNKKGVFKYDLINGKSTRLTSVQAKDMTVTDTGIDIVDVKGKKHTLKK, via the coding sequence ATGAAAAGAATTATGGCTACAACACTAGGTACATTATTACTTACTGCCACTATGATTCCTAGCATGCAGGTCGAGGCAAAAGAGCGGTTTACGGACTTAGAAGGAATCGGAGCAAAGAATGATATTATGTATTTGTATGAAAAAAATATCATCGGTGGCTTTGAGGATGGGACATTCAAGCCGAATCAGCCAATTACACGAGCGCAAGTATCATCGATGTTAGTGAAGGCATTGGATTATGAATTGATTGACAATCCAACAGTTAACTTCAAAGACGTGACGAATAAATCTGGTTATTATAAAGTTATGGCAACGGTTAGTGAAAAGGGTATTCTACGTGGGGACAATGGCTATATGCGTCCGAACGAACCAACAACAAGGGGGCAAATGGCTGCAGTTTTAAGGAGGGCGTTTGATTTACCGCTAGAAAAACAGGCAACCTTTGTAGATGTATCGCCTTTAAATGGGTTCTCCTCAGATATCAATAGCATTGCGAAGAATAGAATTACAGGTGGCTATCCAGATGGTACATACAAGCCTGCGGATTCAGTAACACGAGCGCAATTTTCTTCGTTCCTCGTTAGAGCGCTTGATGATAAGATGAAAGTAAGTTCTTATAAATCCTACGTTGGTCAAAAAGGAACTGAAATAGAGCAAAATGGATGGTTGTACACGATTAAAGGTTCTAAACTTGTTAAAATCAACCAAAAGACAAAAGAAGAGGTTGTAATGCTTTCCAAAACGAACTTCTCTTATATTGATGCTCTCTATCAGGTGAGACTTCAAGATGGGTTCCCGATTGTCTTATACAACAATGAGTTGTTCATTCCATATTGGAGCAGTGTTGGTGAGGCAACTGATCTCCCTCTATCATACGGCCTGATGAAGACTTCGACAAATGAAGGAAAATACGAAGAGATTGACTTGCAGGGACGTAAGTTTAATTCTGGTGCTAATCGAAATGTGTATGTATGGAACGATAGAATTTACTATACAGTTGAGCAAAAATCAACTGATTTAAACCAGATTTTCGATGAAACAGTCAATATTGATGAGCCGCTGGACTTTTATTCAGTTAAGTTGAATGGAAGCGACCCGAAATTAGAAGCTACAATCAATACACGTGTTATCTTTGAAGATGTTGGCGGATACATAAAAAAGCCAACCATCAGCCAAGACAATAAATCTGTTAAATACGACCATTCTGCAATGTACTACTTCAATAAAAAGGGTGTCTTTAAATATGATTTGATTAATGGCAAATCGACAAGGCTAACAAGCGTTCAAGCGAAAGATATGACAGTAACAGACACTGGAATTGACATTGTGGATGTGAAAGGTAAAAAGCATACGTTGAAAAAGTAA
- a CDS encoding RtcB family protein yields the protein MQTIIFGEHEDNTLRQFQNCLETGNVIGGVLCADGHYGYSQPVGGVVVYDGQISPSGVGYDIACGNKAVRTNIKYEEIKNILPSVMDEIAGKISFGIGRKNKKPVDHELFDDPDWNVFSQIGKHEHDTLKKLAIDQLGTVGSGNHYVDLLVEEQTGDLWIANHFGSRGFGHKTASGFLNLANDRGFSDRAPGESMEQAPTLIDLDSELGDMYYRAMTLAGKYAYAGRDYVIDQVLHTLRAKALFEVHNHHNYAWKETHQGKETVVVRKGATPSAPGQLGFIGGSMGDISVIVQGKDCEDNEQAFYSTVHGAGRIMSRTRAAGKMNWKKRTRSGGAISQQQMDDAVKEYGVMLRGGGTDESPFVYRKLQTVLDAHQDTIDILHVLKPVGVCMAGANELDPYKD from the coding sequence ATGCAAACAATCATTTTTGGAGAACACGAAGACAATACACTACGTCAGTTTCAAAATTGCTTGGAAACTGGAAATGTTATCGGTGGCGTGTTGTGTGCGGATGGACATTATGGCTATAGTCAGCCAGTAGGCGGAGTTGTTGTATATGATGGACAAATATCTCCATCTGGCGTCGGTTATGACATTGCTTGTGGCAATAAGGCTGTTAGAACGAATATTAAGTACGAAGAGATTAAAAATATTCTTCCGAGTGTGATGGATGAAATTGCGGGAAAAATTTCTTTCGGTATTGGTCGAAAGAACAAGAAACCGGTAGACCATGAGTTGTTTGATGATCCGGACTGGAATGTTTTTAGTCAGATTGGTAAACATGAACATGATACTCTAAAAAAGTTGGCCATCGATCAGTTAGGGACAGTCGGTTCTGGTAACCACTATGTCGATCTTCTCGTCGAAGAACAGACAGGTGATTTATGGATCGCCAACCATTTCGGCAGTAGGGGATTTGGCCATAAGACAGCGAGTGGGTTTTTAAACTTAGCTAATGATCGTGGGTTTTCAGACCGTGCCCCCGGTGAATCAATGGAGCAAGCTCCTACATTGATTGATTTGGATAGTGAGCTAGGCGATATGTATTATCGAGCGATGACGTTGGCCGGAAAATATGCGTATGCAGGAAGGGATTATGTCATCGACCAAGTACTTCATACGCTGCGAGCTAAAGCGTTATTTGAAGTGCATAATCACCATAATTATGCATGGAAAGAGACGCACCAAGGGAAAGAAACTGTCGTTGTTCGGAAGGGGGCAACGCCTTCTGCGCCGGGACAGTTAGGTTTTATCGGAGGCAGTATGGGAGATATTTCGGTAATCGTGCAAGGGAAAGATTGTGAAGACAATGAACAAGCATTTTACAGTACGGTTCATGGTGCAGGTCGGATTATGAGTCGTACGCGGGCAGCTGGGAAGATGAATTGGAAAAAGCGTACTCGCTCTGGCGGGGCAATATCCCAGCAGCAAATGGATGATGCAGTGAAAGAATATGGCGTCATGCTACGCGGGGGAGGAACGGACGAAAGTCCATTTGTGTATCGAAAACTACAAACTGTACTGGATGCACATCAAGATACGATTGATATTCTACATGTCCTTAAACCAGTTGGTGTTTGTATGGCAGGTGCTAATGAGCTTGATCCGTATAAAGACTAG